CTCTTTGGCAGTCCattgtttggattgttccttagTCTCAGACATGTAGTGGTGTATCTATTTTGCAGTCTAAGTATCGTAACGACGCGTGAAATCCCATGGGTTCCGCTCAAATAGCTGCAAAACCTCCTTGGAACACGTAACACGATTTCGTTTTTGGTAATCTGTGAGTAATCGCGGCAAACATCTTACGGATAGCTTTATTACGTCTAAATGTTGATGCAAAACCTTTATTTACCCGTTCCTTTTGGAATTCCATAGCACCAGCAGTCTCAGGCAGCTTCACTCTGCCATATCGTGGATTCAAAAGGGTGTCCAGAACGGCGTCATATGATCACTTTGAAAGTTTTATCCAGTTTTATTCCAGTTTTTAtgctcaaaatatatttaatttttcgcgAGTTCATTTTGATCCCAACAAAGCCcagtgtttaaaaactttttttctcatgggcgcaaaaaataaaagttaattacaGGGATATATTAAAACATGATTATTTCGTGTAGAATAGAAGCATCAatacctaatttaaattttttcttgaacttTATTGTAAACCCCTCAAAACGAACCGGTTAGTCCCATTTTATGGCATCAGCTATAAAAGTGGTTGATCCAATAAAAAAACAGGATTCATATTCAGCCACAGCTGAATATGAATAAGTAATAAATATTGagtaataaatgtaaaataagtaCGAGTTATAGTGATTACCACCCGAAATCCCCGAAGCGGCGAAAAATGCGTCTTTATATTTACTTTACGACAAAAGTTGAAATTCCtgacttattattttaaattatttagaacagACATGCCCAAGCTGAAGAAGttcccgccagccacacatgttttgcgcttaccactatttcggctggagagcgagagtggtggtagacgcgtgcctagattttaattattttaattcagcaTGTTTACATTTGTTTTCAAAGAATGTAATTCAAAGGAGAATTGTGCAAAGTATTTATGTCGGCAAACTTTCAACATTATTCTCATCATCACTCACCtgtaaaactttctctttttttacaGCATTCCTACAGTAAAATATACCTGACTGCTATATAAAACAATAGTCTGCCTCAAAATATTACCTGTCTTGATGATGAGCAGGTAGGACGGTGAAAACTGTAAACGGCAACCTAAACCCCGGCTTAAGGTCTTAAAACTTAAGagacttaaagtaaattttttaacttaaacatatcAACGTAGTATGCTCAAGTTTAATTTCGTATATTGTATttaatacatataatatttagttttagtagaacatatctgaatttattgatacggaataggattcagatttttttattatatttcatttctgtaACGTACATTTCTACCTCGTACatgatgttaataaattgttatactgcAAAAAATATCATCCAATATTTCTATACATCATATGCACAATGTAAAAAACGGCgatactaaaatattcaacaatgcacatttgtacaaaaaagaaaaactttgtacaattctctttttaattacagttattgtcaaaaaatttaaaaatactaaaataaaataattaaaactctagtcactattacaaattgatattgaaACGTTGGTCGCCCCAAGCACCCTGTCAAATATTTCGTATCTGTGGTGCTGCTTGGGTCTGAGAGGAGAGTGCTAAGCACGCGTCTACTACCACTCTCGttctccagccgaaatagtggttAGCGCAAAACATGTGTAGCCAGCGGAAATTTCTCCAGGTTGGGCATGTCTGATTTATGTCTGATGGGCATGGCGctttccaaactttttttttgcagttttcagggaggggcagggcctccaccctaccatttttttccctctactagaacacaagggggatacttgactgtggGTCATGCGGGAGGTTTCATGCTTCACACGAAAGAATTAGAGTCGGTTGAGAAAAATTCATATGTGTTAaactgttaataaattaaattttaattagttgaatcaatttcctaatctgattttaagcaaatgaaaagaaagttgatgaaaatcggttaatatcttcaatgccagttaacagttcttgaaattttgcatgtacttaaagatgtgcttaattactcgaaatgttaaccgattttcatcaacttttttttcattttcttaaaattacatcaggcaaatgattcagataattagaattgaattgggccacgtctttaggattttagttattgaaacagccttaaatcgcatgacaatgaaagggttctCATAGCGGGGGGGCTGCCGAGGAGCTGGGCCCTGGCTGGCTTCTCCCCtagggggctgcccggcccggggtggcttcccccgaccgtggtcgggccgccgaccgtcggcactagtttgggaatcgctgatttAGAAGATACTCGTATTTGTTTGAAGTCCCCCCTCTTCCGACGAAGTCATGCCCCTCGCTCCTATTGGGGTTTTACCCTATGGGCCCCGTGAAAGGTTCGCCCCTGAACCTCAAACCGACtaattttaaaatcgaacttCTGATGCACGCAATGTGCTAAGATTCTTTTATCTGAATGCAGAGATTTTGCATAAAACACTAtcataaattataaactttttaattatcattttattaatatGTGGCCgcccgcgaagaaagggacctaataCGGAAAAATACACCTATATGTGATAGTTTTGCATTTGCtcttttatgacaaaaaatattatttttatacttaaaaaatttgaattgttcaaCTGCAAAGTGAGGGCCTCCTATCATCCGTATGCACTTAATTATTAAAGTAGCCAAATAGCTTCtcactaaattaataaattaacattatttgTCGCTCTTTCTGCTCTAAAACTAAAACTGAAACTAAAGAAtcaggataagaaatatttcttttttcttcaatttatatatatttgataGCTAATGTCTCTTAAGCGAGAAAAAAGTTGATATCtttactattttattcgaaatctacacaaaaaattcattattgtaatTGAATTgcaaataataccattttttcagtttttttacaattattaaaataaatattgttttcagGTTTGGATCCAGTTCCAAGCACAAGTTTTGGTGATGATCTTATGTTAAGTCCAAGCTGTGATGCAGATCCGATACCAAGGATAAGATTATGTACAGATCCggcatcaaacaaaaatttcgcgATCGTTCCATCTATCAATGTCAATTCGGTAAAGCCAGATCCGGACAACGATGAAATTCAGATTATAGGAATCTGTTCCCTTGCTGAGAAAAATTGCTCAGACGCGACAGAAGAAAACTGGTCCGCAACTCACTGTAATGGAGAGTCAAACAGAAATTTGCCAAAAACTCAAATtgcgaaaatgtttaaaaaatcggatGAAAAGAGTACAGAGACTGTAAGCAAATCTAATGAAAGTCAGAAAGAAATAAAACAAGCATACGAAAGTCAAATTAAACCTTGTAAAATTATGATTACAAGTATACAATCCATCCTACTGAACAGTTCGTTAGACAGAAGTCTACAAAGTATTAGAGGGAATAATCTGGTCAACAAAAACCGTTTACAAAACAAAGAGACTGAAACAAGTAGTCGCAGATCTTCTGATCCAAAAGACACTCTCAGTTCCAATTCTAGAAAGGAAGCCGATTCGAACTACACAGATCCAAAACTAAATCATTCAATTCAACCAATTGTTCAgcctgaaccaaaaaataagaacttGTGTGAGCCAGGACCAGCAATAGAACAATCAAATAAGGAAAACATGCACTATGGACAAGTGCCAAATGGTCATATTTCTGCCATAAGTAATGTAAAAATCAAAGAAGAACCTTTGAATAAGGGTACCGATAGTATTAATGTCTCCAAATGTGATAAATTCGTGACCAAAGAATCTTTTAGCAAAGTTCGACGATCGAAGAAAACGAAGGAGCCTACGGAAACGAACTATGAGTCCGATGAGGACCTGTTCGTCGTAGCTGAAGTCAAAAACAGTGAGAGTTCCAATTACAAGGAGAATCCGACTGAACCTGCTTCTCCCGCATCTTCCTTAAACTTAATGTGTATTAAAGAAGAACCTAAGACTGATTCATTAAGTCATCTGGAAGATCAAAAGACTTCCACATCTTTTCCAATAAAGTTAAAGCCGGTGAAAGAAGAGCCAAAGTTCAATTATTCCGAAGTCGACATCGTTTGCCTGAGCTCGGACGATGAAGATGCGGACTGTTTTCCTTGTTCCCAACTCTTTGATTCAGTAGAGAAAGAACAGattgttaaagaaaaaacaaCCAATGAAGGTGAAAATGAAGTACCCGAGACTCGTGAGGAAGATGACGTGATTCTGCTTTCAGACAGTGATGATGATCATGAGAGCACATGGTTTCATAGACTTTTCAACAGCCAGGTTTATAAACCGAGTCAAGATTTCTGTGTGAAAACTGAACCTAGGAAAGCCGAAGAAACATATGAGGCTGATGAATTCGGTATCGATGCACTTTTTGGAATAGAAGAAGATGGAGATGACCACCCTGAGCTTGACACTTTGTGGAAGGATAAACTTCCTGAGACCGAAGTACGTTTCTTCTCTTTTCTAACGCTTTTTTTTTGCGTCGTGTTTTTATGTGtgattgaaatattaatgttTGCGCGTCCTTTTGAAGAGCATTTTCTTATAAGTAAATATTAGTAGTGCGCAAAATGACTTCTGATCGGGTtcgcttttttttatataaatttttcatatctcTAGTAATGACAGTGGATTCAATTTTTGACTGcgaatttaataactttttagttcaaaaacttTTGCTGTACTGTCCAGGAGTATGAAGACACCTACAAAACTAGCGATTAAAAACATGCACTCACTTCACGCAGGACGCCTCCGAAAATAATAAgatagaataatttataaaaacgcTTTGGCAAGGTTATTGAATTCCGCGTCAAATGATCCTCATAtaaagtatttttgataaataaaatctGAGTTATTCAGTAAAAAAGGCCAGTCTAATTTCtagaattatcataaaaaattcaagcaccagtaaacatttttattttcttcatttcgtCTTGAATATGGGTTTTCTTGGCTCATTTTTCgtggttcaaattaaaaattttttaaaaaatttttccaggaGTTTGAGTTTAGTTATGAAAATAGgccaaagttttaatttgaaagtaaattttgattgctgaaaattaaaaaattgttagcgTTCAGTTACCCCGTTCTCAGCTTTCCTAGAACTCCAACACCTCCAACactctttaaaaaatatggtttgagatttaattataatttccaatatatatatatatatatatttcaatcctctgatttttgaaaaagtctaacatatattttaattttagcaacCGGATGACGATGTGTGGAACGAAAACATTCAATCTCAAGAGACTGCTGCCGAAGAAGCGAGATTATTCGAGAAACGTTCTTCATCAAAAGTCGCAGTTGAAACggaaaagaagattttcaaatcaattgttGACAAACCACAGGAATATGCAAAAGCTAGTCGCACTGAATCAgaactaaaaacaattaaatcgtcaaagaagttaagaaaaatggatgttgtttacactgagaaaaaagagGATACTTACTTGGAAGACATATCCTCTGAAGAGGATATCATTTCACGCGAATCGAGTGCCATACAATCAGAGAAGCTTCAGCAGAGTATCAAAAACTTTAAAGACTCCTGCGCAAGGCGAGAAAGTTCAAACGCTGCacgtagaaaaaaagaattatcagaaaacaaaaaagattcagaaaGTTCACGAAAATCTAAGAAACTCTTTGAAAACGAGAAGGAGCGCCGAAGAGACTCAAGAGATGTGCGAGAAAGGCCAAGGCAATTAGAGAACGACAGAGAAATTAGAGTAGCCGATGGAAATAAAGAAACATTAAAGACTTCTGAGAAAATCGATGGCGAAAGGCGAAGAGGTGCTGATGAAAATCGAGAAGCACGAAAAGTTCATGGAGAGGTTAAAGAACGACAAAGAAATTCGTTTGATCGAGAAAGGAGAAGAGATTCTGTCGACAATCGACAAGGGCGAAGACCTTGCGATGAGTCCAGAGAGAAGAAAAAGAACGAAGCCAATCGggagaagaaaaaagaagaaacgaGTAGAGAATACAAACGAGATAATGAAAAAAGTCGTGGGAAGAAAACTGATCACGAGGTTAGCCGagataaaaataaggaaaatgaaGAAAAGCGATCGAGGAGAAAGCAGGATGAGGAGAACCAGAAAAGAAAGGACCTCgaaatgaaacaaaaaagaaaggaGGATGAAATGAATCAAGAAAGGAAAAAACTCTGTCAAGGTGATCAGaagaaatcttctgaatttgaaaggaAGAACATTTCTGAGGACGAAACTTTTGAGAACGGTTCGCACAGGACGAAAATCGACAGCGTTGACTTACAAAGGAGAAGAAGTAGCGATGAAGCAAGCAAAAGACTATTTGATTACGGTCCATCGAAGCCTAAGAACATGACGGATGAGGTGCA
This Belonocnema kinseyi isolate 2016_QV_RU_SX_M_011 chromosome 3, B_treatae_v1, whole genome shotgun sequence DNA region includes the following protein-coding sequences:
- the LOC117168757 gene encoding ankyrin repeat domain-containing protein 11-like isoform X2; this encodes MHGYTCGRGRDNQVICASMLVSRRHCIFIVHADGLYVRDLQSSNGVYVNGNRILRDTKINEHDVIGIGVPDVNPQAQDCFAYTLTVGNDEDLRRLSDDAVVPNIPIKVESDSEADLEMQNQQIGGSFKRPAELSNSIPSKKLKLGANNPYPNPIGRDLNRTNGLDPVPSTSFGDDLMLSPSCDADPIPRIRLCTDPASNKNFAIVPSINVNSVKPDPDNDEIQIIGICSLAEKNCSDATEENWSATHCNGESNRNLPKTQIAKMFKKSDEKSTETVSKSNESQKEIKQAYESQIKPCKIMITSIQSILLNSSLDRSLQSIRGNNLVNKNRLQNKETETSSRRSSDPKDTLSSNSRKEADSNYTDPKLNHSIQPIVQPEPKNKNLCEPGPAIEQSNKENMHYGQVPNGHISAISNVKIKEEPLNKGTDSINVSKCDKFVTKESFSKVRRSKKTKEPTETNYESDEDLFVVAEVKNSESSNYKENPTEPASPASSLNLMCIKEEPKTDSLSHLEDQKTSTSFPIKLKPVKEEPKFNYSEVDIVCLSSDDEDADCFPCSQLFDSVEKEQIVKEKTTNEGENEVPETREEDDVILLSDSDDDHESTWFHRLFNSQVYKPSQDFCVKTEPRKAEETYEADEFGIDALFGIEEDGDDHPELDTLWKDKLPETEQPDDDVWNENIQSQETAAEEARLFEKRSSSKVAVETEKKIFKSIVDKPQEYAKASRTESELKTIKSSKKLRKMDVVYTEKKEDTYLEDISSEEDIISRESSAIQSEKLQQSIKNFKDSCARRESSNAARRKKELSENKKDSESSRKSKKLFENEKERRRDSRDVRERPRQLENDREIRVADGNKETLKTSEKIDGERRRGADENREARKVHGEVKERQRNSFDRERRRDSVDNRQGRRPCDESREKKKNEANREKKKEETSREYKRDNEKSRGKKTDHEVSRDKNKENEEKRSRRKQDEENQKRKDLEMKQKRKEDEMNQERKKLCQGDQKKSSEFERKNISEDETFENGSHRTKIDSVDLQRRRSSDEASKRLFDYGPSKPKNMTDEVQKLDKTFGNITRTKSLSLGKTREEASIKRKEPDLSINTSEASLKKQKCFDMELQHIEAEATALAIQNKIPQRKRPPVIAPHHMPTGRRRGHINLSSSKNNDYVEADSSKGDFQNEAQKVEPKNNLSPERISAKSRRSRNKRHQPAPSSREERERKAMERKEKLKQVELDKKANLEEAPLPVRPRAAAKAKVTAKTRQDLLIEQQVQPIAHCSKSNPEVENLRVSFNKIDDICQKKYESHHHLERRPNTEKEAKENKENLQELPFANFEQISPGDLIEFDQEIIKEYDDSKLTDATNNINVRYNDVGLNIINGNQITFRKSCLAPISINGTKKKNERKVRFDDNLNTTRIYEIEAKHSLNRVVGKDAPINRNKPPCQYKLDEYLSRIFDWNPAWLEEQKTLTHEPPVYKRDMLRIMKNRYNSFEEYCNYLRPLLLLEIWNTLTKESECDEKKYKFRSIYCSVVRNSIVIDKNSGSTFRTSFLMEILLSADDFKKDLYPGAGHLIIFEYSTIHEDRNNGGHVKKFHKVFAYVKSKSHTTIRPNTHYNRDLKRSQPNGEILVTLNVVTKEVPITTDQVFRMRGVMYLKAGMREIQALQNLPASPVCPLILNPLIDDYQLPEMYETERNPLATKDELNKKQIEAVMRISEAALSDKPKISLIHGPPGTGKSKVIVNIVAQILLKGPGTKMLLCAPSNAAIDEIVLRLLGIRSSLN